The following coding sequences lie in one Silene latifolia isolate original U9 population chromosome 5, ASM4854445v1, whole genome shotgun sequence genomic window:
- the LOC141655428 gene encoding uncharacterized protein LOC141655428, giving the protein MAQETRTLKELTAPNLVVQPLCITFPALDDGVTFELKSGLIHQLPSFSGTSIEDPNKHLSDFRIVCTGMKPVDVTDEQLKLRAFPFSLKGNARDWLINYLPPTSITTWIGMKKAFLEKYFPPSRSAQLKRAISNIEQQDGETLCEYLEKFKQLCASCPYHDDRRMIHSACGGNIANNNPDEACEVITKLAETSRQFERRPSWRGVSAMGVNPGLEEKVDNIASTLRDMLSGRQMVVICGWKVRPNFRWGNSQANSSSGPPRGQFIMRLQEQPSVPQAPPQDTPSSSMSTEDMIRALTISVTQDKAENKQNFKNLENQVSQLATAVNRLEAKQSGALPSQTVLNPRENVSVVSLRNCRQLVEIEKPKAKPKVVTIQEEEELVVEDDKLLKDGGEEDAYNSKEVTPSMPSYEPLPPFPEALKDTRKKEPDTDIYETFRKCEVNFPLLDFIKSVPRYVKFLKELCTIKRNKKERSLKKPKGKASEFVSALFKSKTPPKCSDPGVFTIPCTIGDIRFERAMLDLGASINVIPFHVYESLKLGPLKSTRVVVQLANRSSVHPRGVVENLQKKLLQLQSNVLGVSQDSHELANEVAVGRFGSCRMMRVKVDSSWENSYAATFGWVAFGGSGDLFFEGSVKGRAESPLQAKALGVKEVLQWACGRGILHLEVSSDCLQLLL; this is encoded by the exons ATGGCCCAAGAGACCCGTACATTAAAGGAGCTCACAGCTCCAAATCTTGTTGTTCAGCCATTATGCATCACTTTTCCAGCATTGGATGATGGAGTTACCTTTGAACTGAAATCTGGATTGATACATCAATTACCGAGTTTCAGTGGGACGAGTATTGAGGATCCGAATAAGCATCTTTCGGACTTTCGTATTGTGTGCACCGGTATGAAGCCAGTTGATGTCACAGATGAGCAATTAAAATTGAGAGCCTTTCCTTTCTCCTTGAAAGGCAATGCGAGAGACTGGTTAATAAACTATCTACCACCGACGAGTATCACTACTtggataggtatgaagaaagCATTCTTGGAGAAGTATTTTCCGCCTTCTCGATCAGCTCAACTGAAAAGAGCCATCAGTAATATTGAGCAGCAAGACGGAGAAACTTTGTGCGAGTACCTTGAAAAGTTTAAGCAGTTATGTGCCAGTTGCCCCTACCATG ATGACCGTCGTATGATTCATTCTGCTTGTGGAGGAAATATAGCCAACAATAATCCAGATGAAGCTTGTGAGGTTATCACAAAGCTAGCTGAGACCTCTAGACAGTTTGAGAGAAGACCTTCATGGAGAGGAGTGAGTGCTATGGGTGTTAATCCTGGCTTGGAAGAAAAGGTTGATAATATTGCTTCCACGCTTCGTGATATGTTATCTGGCAGACAAATGGTTGTTATTTGTG GATGGAAAGTTCGTCCCAACTTTCGTTGGGGAAATTCTCAAGCTAACTCATCATCTGGCCCTCCTAGAGGTCAGTTTATTATGCGACTACAAGAGCAACCCTCCGTACCTCAGGCACCACCACAAGATACACCGAGCTCATCAATGTCTACTGAGGACATGATTCGGGCTCTTACCATAAGTGTCACTCAAGATAAAGCAGAAAATAAGCAAAATTTCAAGAATCTTGAGAATCAAGTTAGTCAATTGGCTACTGCGGTCAATCGGCTGGAAGCTAAACAATCGGGTGCTTTACCATCTCAAACAGTTCTGAATCCTAGAGAGAATGTGAGTGTTGTGTCATTGAGAAATTGTAGACAATTGGTGGAGATTGAAAAGCCAAAAGCTAAGCCTAAGGTGGTGACTattcaagaagaagaggagttAGTGGTGGAAGATGATAAGCTACTGAAAGATGGAGGAGAAGAAGATGCATATAATTCAAAGGAGGTGACACCATCCATGCCTTCATATGAGCCACTGCCACCTTTTCCTGAGGCTTTGAAGGACACAAGAAAGAAGGAGCCTGACACTGATATTTACGAAACCTTTCGTAAATGCGAGGTAAATTTTCCTTTACTTGATTTTATTAAGAGTGTTCCTAGGTATGTAAAGTTTTTAAAAGAACTATGtacaattaaaagaaataaaaaggaacGTAGTTTGAAAAAGCCCAAGGGTAAAGCTAGTGAATTTGTGTCAGCTTTGTTTAAGAGTAAGACTCCTCCTAAGTGTAGTGATCCGGGTGTCTTTACTATACCTTGCACTATAGGTGATATACGGTTTGAAAGAGCCATGTTAGATCTAGGAGCATCGATAAATGTCATTCCCTTCCATGTTTATGAGTCTCTTAAGCTTGGTCCTTTAAAGAGTACTAGGGTGGTAGTCCAACTTGCTAATAGGTCTAGTGTTCACCCTAGGGGAGTAGTAGAGAAT CTACAAAAGAAACTGCTGCAACTACAATCAAATGTCTTAGGGGTCAGTCAAGATAGTCATGAGTTGGCTAATGAAGTCGCTGTTGGTAGGTTTGGTTCATGTAGGATGATGAGGGTAAAGGTTGACTCAAGCTGGGAAAACTCTTATGCGGCGACTTTTGGTTGGGTAGCCTTTGGAGGGTCGGGGGACTTATTCTTTGAAGGAAGTGTGAAAGGTCGGGCGGAGTCTCCTCTACAAGCCAAGGCTTTGGGGGTTAAAGAGGTTCTCCAATGGGCCTGTGGACGTGGGATTCTCCACCTTGAAGTCTCCTCTGATTGCCTTCAACTTCTGCTGTAG